In Pedobacter sp. SL55, the following proteins share a genomic window:
- a CDS encoding DUF4294 domain-containing protein — MKFYRLFAVSIVMIAVFDANAQDSLSTGIWPKLGKNDTIRVAATNDGGYMIPWIGLKEVVILGQRIWKSPQEQAAYNRLRYNVLKVMPYALFAKRRYEQLERDVAVVADKKEQKRLIKECDNEIKKMFNTEIKELTITQGQILTKLIDREVGRTTYDIVKETKGKFAAFSYQLVARVVGHNLKNTYSVQEDRDIESIIRNSGYYQ; from the coding sequence ATGAAATTTTATCGTCTTTTTGCTGTTTCTATTGTCATGATTGCTGTTTTTGATGCAAATGCTCAAGACAGTTTATCAACTGGTATTTGGCCAAAATTAGGCAAAAATGATACCATTCGTGTGGCGGCTACAAATGATGGTGGTTACATGATTCCATGGATTGGCCTTAAAGAAGTTGTTATTCTAGGTCAGCGTATTTGGAAATCGCCGCAAGAGCAAGCCGCTTATAATAGGTTGAGATACAACGTGCTTAAAGTAATGCCTTATGCTTTATTTGCAAAGCGAAGATATGAGCAGCTAGAGCGGGATGTGGCTGTTGTAGCAGATAAAAAGGAACAAAAGCGTTTGATAAAAGAATGCGATAATGAAATTAAGAAGATGTTTAACACCGAAATAAAGGAGTTGACCATTACACAAGGACAAATATTAACTAAATTAATTGATAGAGAGGTAGGGAGAACAACTTATGACATCGTAAAGGAAACAAAAGGCAAGTTTGCGGCGTTTTCTTACCAATTGGTTGCTAGAGTTGTAGGACATAACTTGAAAAATACCTACAGTGTTCAAGAAGATAGAGATATCGAATCGATCATTAGAAATTCTGGCTACTATCAATAA